Proteins co-encoded in one Saccharomyces cerevisiae S288C chromosome II, complete sequence genomic window:
- the SUL1 gene encoding sulfate permease (High affinity sulfate permease of the SulP anion transporter family; sulfate uptake is mediated by specific sulfate transporters Sul1p and Sul2p, which control the concentration of endogenous activated sulfate intermediates), whose product MSRKSSTEYVHNQEDADIEVFESEYRTYRESEAAENRDGLHNGDEENWKVNSSKQKFGVTKNELSDVLYDSIPAYEESTVTLKEYYDHSIKNNLTAKSAGSYLVSLFPIIKWFPHYNFTWGYADLVAGITVGCVLVPQSMSYAQIASLSPEYGLYSSFIGAFIYSLFATSKDVCIGPVAVMSLQTAKVIAEVLKKYPEDQTEVTAPIIATTLCLLCGIVATGLGILRLGFLVELISLNAVAGFMTGSAFNIIWGQIPALMGYNSLVNTREATYKVVINTLKHLPNTKLDAVFGLIPLVILYVWKWWCGTFGITLADRYYRNQPKVANRLKSFYFYAQAMRNAVVIVVFTAISWSITRNKSSKDRPISILGTVPSGLNEVGVMKIPDGLLSNMSSEIPASIIVLVLEHIAISKSFGRINDYKVVPDQELIAIGVTNLIGTFFHSYPATGSFSRSALKAKCNVRTPFSGVFTGGCVLLALYCLTDAFFFIPKATLSAVIIHAVSDLLTSYKTTWTFWKTNPLDCISFIVTVFITVFSSIENGIYFAMCWSCAMLLLKQAFPAGKFLGRVEVAEVLNPTVQEDIDAVISSNELPNELNKQVKSTVEVLPAPEYKFSVKWVPFDHGYSRELNINTTVRPPPPGVIVYRLGDSFTYVNCSRHYDIIFDRIKEETRRGQLITLRKKSDRPWNDPGEWKMPDSLKSLFKFKRHSATTNSDLPISNGSSNGETYEKPLLKVVCLDFSQVAQVDSTAVQSLVDLRKAVNRYADRQVEFHFAGIISPWIKRSLLSVKFGTTNEEYSDDSIIAGHSSFHVAKVLKDDVDYTDEDSRISTSYSNYETLCAATGTNLPFFHIDIPDFSKWDV is encoded by the coding sequence ATGTCACGTAAGAGCTCGACTGAATATGTGCATAATCAGGAGGATGCTGATATCGAAGTATTTGAATCAGAATACCGCACATATAGGGAATCTGAGGCGGCAGAAAACAGAGACGGACTTCACAATGGTGATGAGGAAAATTGGAAGGTTAATAGTAGTAAGCAGAAATTTGGGGTAACGAAAAATGAGCTATCAGATGTCCTGTACGATTCCATTCCAGCGTATGAAGAGAGCACAGTCACTTTGAAGGAGTACTATGATCATTCTATCAAAAACAATCTAACTGCGAAATCGGCAGGAAGTTACCTCGTATCTCTTTTTCCTATTATAAAATGGTTTCCTCATTATAACTTTACGTGGGGCTATGCTGATTTAGTGGCAGGAATTACAGTTGGCTGCGTACTCGTGCCCCAATCTATGTCATACGCACAAATCGCTAGTTTATCTCCTGAATATGGTTTGTATTCCTCCTTTATTGGTGcgtttatatattctttgttTGCCACATCGAAAGATGTTTGTATTGGTCCGGTCGCTGTAATGTCACTACAAACTGCCAAAGTCATTGCTGAAgttctaaaaaaatatccCGAAGACCAGACAGAAGTTACAGCTCCTATCATTGCAACTACCCTTTGTTTGCTTTGTGGGATTGTCGCCACTGGGTTGGGTATACTGCGTTTAGGCTTTTTAGTGGAACTTATTTCTCTAAATGCTGTTGCTGGCTTCATGACCGGTTCCGCATTTAACATCATCTGGGGTCAAATTCCGGCTCTCATGGGATACAACTCATTAGTGAATACCAGAGAAGCAACGTATAAGGTTGTAATTAACACTCTGAAACATTTACCAAACACAAAGTTAGACGCCGTTTTTGGCTTGATTCCGTTGGTAATCCTCTATGTATGGAAATGGTGGTGTGGTACATTTGGTATAACTTTGGCAGATAGATATTATCGAAATCAACCAAAGGTAGCAAATAGACTGAAATCCTTCTATTTCTATGCACAAGCTATGAGAAATGCCGTCGTCATAGTAGTTTTTACTGCCATATCGTGGAGCATAACAAGAAAcaaatcttcaaaagaCCGTCCAATCAGTATTCTGGGTACAGTTCCCTCGGGCTTAAATGAGGTGGGAGTTATGAAAATCCCAGACGGTCTGCTATCTAATATGAGTTCAGAAATACCTGCTTCAATTATCGTTCTGGTGTTAGAACACATCgctatttcaaaatccttTGGTAGAATTAACGACTACAAGGTTGTCCCTGACCAAGAACTTATTGCGATTGGTGTGACAAATTTGATAGGGACATTTTTTCACTCATATCCAGCAACTGGGTCATTTTCCAGATCTGCTTTGAAAGCAAAATGTAACGTGCGCACTCCGTTTTCTGGGGTATTCACTGGCGGTTGCGTTCTATTAGCACTTTATTGTTTAACTGACgccttctttttcattccTAAAGCGACACTATCGGCGGTTATTATTCATGCTGTTTCTGATTTGCTGACTTCTTACAAAACCACCTGGACCTTCTGGAAGACCAACCCGTTAGATTGTATCTCATTTATCGTTACAGTGTTCATCACAGTATTTTCATCCATTGAAAATGGTATATATTTTGCAATGTGTTGGTCATGTGCAATGTTACTATTGAAACAGGCTTTCCCTGCTGGTAAATTCCTTGGTCGTGTTGAGGTGGCAGAAGTATTGAACCCAACAGTACAAGAGGATATTGATGCTGTGATATCATCTAATGAATTACCTAATGAACTGAATAAACAGGTTAAGTCTACTGTTGAGGTTTTACCAGCCCCAGAGTATAAGTTTAGCGTAAAGTGGGTTCCGTTCGATCATGGATACTCAAGAGAATTGAATATCAATACCACAGTTCGGCCTCCTCCACCAGGTGTCATAGTCTATCGTTTGGGTGATAGCTTTACTTACGTGAACTGCTCAAGGCATTATGACATTATATTTGATCGTATTAAGGAAGAAACAAGGCGAGGCCAACTTATAACCTTAAGGAAAAAGTCAGACCGTCCATGGAATGATCCTGGTGAATGGAAAATGCCagattctttgaaatcACTATTTAAATTTAAACGTCATTCAGCAACAACGAATAGTGACCTACCGATATCGAATGGAAGCAGTAACGGAGAAACATATGAAAAGCCGCTACTGAAAGTCGTCTGCCTGGATTTTTCCCAAGTTGCTCAAGTGGATTCAACCGCTGTTCAAAGCCTGGTTGATCTGAGAAAAGCTGTGAATAGGTATGCGGATAGACAAGTCGAATTCCATTTTGCCGGAATTATATCTCCATGGATCAAAAGAAGTCTTTTGAGTGTTAAATTCGGAACTACAAATGAGGAATATAGTGACGACTCTATTATCGCTGGCCATTCTAGTTTTCACGTTGCAAAAGTTTTGAAGGATGATGTGGATTATACTGATGAAGACAGCCGTATAAGCACATCTTACAGTAACTATGAAACATTATGTGCTGCAACTGGGACAAATTTACCGTTTTTTCATATCGATATACCCGATTTTTCTAAATGGGACGTTTAG
- the PCA1 gene encoding cation-transporting P-type ATPase PCA1 (Cadmium transporting P-type ATPase; may also have a role in copper and iron homeostasis; stabilized by Cd binding, which prevents ubiquitination; S288C and other lab strains contain a G970R mutation which eliminates Cd transport function), giving the protein MKPEKLFSGLGTSDGEYGVVNSENISIDAMQDNRGECHRRSIEMHANDNLGLVSQRDCTNRPKITPQECLSETEQICHHGENRTKAGLDVDDAETGGDHTNESRVDECCAEKVNDTETGLDVDSCCGDAQTGGDHTNESCVDGCCVRDSSVMVEEVTGSCEAVSSKEQLLTSFEVVPSKSEGLQSIHDIRETTRCNTNSNQHTGKGRLCIESSDSTLKKRSCKVSRQKIEVSSKPECCNISCVERIASRSCEKRTFKGSTNVGISGSSSTDSLSEKFFSEQYSRMYNRYSSILKNLGCICNYLRTLGKESCCLPKVRFCSGEGASKKTKYSYRNSSGCLTKKKTHGDKERLSNDNGHADFVCSKSCCTKMKDCAVTSTISGHSSSEISRIVSMEPIENHLNLEAGSTGTEHIVLSVSGMSCTGCESKLKKSFGALKCVHGLKTSLILSQAEFNLDLAQGSVKDVIKHLSKTTEFKYEQISNHGSTIDVVVPYAAKDFINEEWPQGVTELKIVERNIIRIYFDPKVIGARDLVNEGWSVPVSIAPFSCHPTIEVGRKHLVRVGCTTALSIILTIPILVMAWAPQLREKISTISASMVLATIIQFVIAGPFYLNALKSLIFSRLIEMDLLIVLSTSAAYIFSIVSFGYFVVGRPLSTEQFFETSSLLVTLIMVGRFVSELARHRAVKSISVRSLQASSAILVDKTGKETEINIRLLQYGDIFKVLPDSRIPTDGTVISGSSEVDEALITGESMPVPKKCQSIVVAGSVNGTGTLFVKLSKLPGNNTISTIATMVDEAKLTKPKIQNIADKIASYFVPTIIGITVVTFCVWIAVGIRVEKQSRSDAVIQAIIYAITVLIVSCPCVIGLAVPIVFVIASGVAAKRGVIFKSAESIEVAHNTSHVVFDKTGTLTEGKLTVVHETVRGDRHNSQSLLLGLTEGIKHPVSMAIASYLKEKGVSAQNVSNTKAVTGKRVEGTSYSGLKLQGGNCRWLGHNNDPDVRKALEQGYSVFCFSVNGSVTAVYALEDSLRADAVSTINLLRQRGISLHILSGDDDGAVRSMAARLGIESSNIRSHATPAEKSEYIKDIVEGRNCDSSSQSKRPVVVFCGDGTNDAIGLTQATIGVHINEGSEVAKLAADVVMLKPKLNNILTMITVSQKAMFRVKLNFLWSFTYNLFAILLAAGAFVDFHIPPEYAGLGELVSILPVIFVAILLRYAKI; this is encoded by the coding sequence ATGAAGCCGGAAAAACTCTTCTCCGGTTTAGGTACCAGCGATGGCGAGTATGGAGTGGTAAATAGCGAGAACATATCAATAGATGCTATGCAAGATAATAGAGGCGAGTGTCATCGTAGATCCATAGAAATGCATGCTAATGACAATCTGGGATTGGTCTCCCAGCGAGACTGTACCAATCGGCCCAAAATTACTCCTCAGGAATGTTTGAGTGAGACTGAGCAGATATGCCATCATGGCGAGAATAGGACTAAGGCTGGGTTAGATGTAGACGATGCTGAAACCGGTGGTGATCACACCAATGAATCCCGTGTAGATGAATGTTGTGCTGAGAAAGTGAACGACACTGAGACTGGCTTGGATGTGGACAGCTGTTGCGGCGATGCTCAAACAGGTGGTGACCACACCAATGAATCCTGTGTTGATGGATGCTGCGTTAGAGATTCTTCAGTGATGGTCGAGGAAGTTACAGGCAGCTGCGAAGCTGTATCTTCTAAAGAACAATTGCTGACCAGCTTTGAAGTTGTTCCAAGCAAATCTGAAGGTCTGCAATCTATTCATGATATTAGAGAGACAACTCGCTGCAATACCAATTCCAACCAACACACAGGGAAGGGTAGGCTTTGCATCGAATCAAGTGACTCTACActcaagaaaagaagttgTAAAGTTAGCAGACAGAAAATTGAGGTTTCCAGTAAGCCTGAGTGCTGCAACATTTCATGTGTTGAGCGGATTGCATCTCGTAGCTGTGAAAAGAGGACTTTTAAAGGTAGCACCAATGTTGGAATTTCTGGGAGTAGCTCTACCGACAGTTTAAGCGAGAAGTTCTTCAGCGAACAGTACTCTAGAATGTACAATCGTTACTCctcaattttgaaaaatttaggTTGTATCTGTAACTATTTGCGTACTTTGGGAAAAGAATCTTGTTGTCTCCCAAAGGTGCGTTTTTGTAGCGGGGAGGGTGCTTCtaaaaagacaaaatacTCCTACCGCAACAGTTCTGGATGtttaacaaagaaaaagaccCATGGAGACAAAGAAAGGTTGAGCAATGACAATGGCCATGCTGATTTTGTTTGTTCTAAAAGTTGTTGCACTAAAATGAAGGATTGTGCTGTTACCTCAACTATTTCTGGACACTCTTCGAgtgaaatttcaagaatCGTATCAATGGAACCAATTGAAAATCATCTTAATCTTGAGGCAGGATCTACCGGTACCGAGCACATTGTTCTTAGTGTTTCAGGAATGTCCTGTACTGGTTGTGAATCAAAACTTAAGAAATCATTTGGCGCGCTCAAATGTGTTCACGGTTTGAAGACCAGTTTAATATTATCGCAAGCTGAATTTAATCTGGATCTTGCTCAGGGATCTGTCAAGGATGTTATCAAGCACTTGAGCAAAACTACTGAATTCAAGTACGAACAGATTTCAAATCATGGTTCAACTATAGATGTTGTTGTTCCTTATGCAGCAAAAGATTTTATTAATGAGGAATGGCCACAAGGTGTCACAGAGCTGAAAATTGTTGAGAGAAATATCATTCGTATTTACTTTGACCCAAAGGTTATAGGTGCCAGAGATCTTGTCAATGAAGGATGGAGCGTGCCTGTTAGTATTGCTCCATTCAGTTGTCATCCAACCATTGAAGTGGGAAGGAAGCATTTAGTTCGTGTAGGCTGCACGACCGCTTTATCCATAATATTGACGATCCCGATTCTCGTGATGGCTTGGGCTCCACAGCTTCgtgaaaaaatttccacTATCTCCGCGTCAATGGTGCTAGCAACTATTATTCAATTTGTTATTGCAGGACCGTTTTACTTAAATGCCTTGAAGagtttgatattttccaGGCTCATTGAAATGGATCTACTAATAGTTTTAAGCACTAGCGCTGCCTACATATTTTCGATTGTATCATTTGGATATTTCGTTGTTGGACGCCCGTTATCTACGGAGCAGTTTTTTGAAACCAGCTCTTTGCTTGTAACTCTCATCATGGTTGGTCGCTTTGTGAGTGAACTAGCTAGACATAGGGCTGTAAAGTCAATATCAGTACGTTCCTTACAGGCCTCTTCTGCTATTCTGGTGGATAAAACTGGTAAAGAGACGGAAATTAATATTAGACTTCTCCAATATGGCGATATTTTTAAGGTTTTACCTGATTCAAGAATCCCAACTGATGGAACAGTCATTTCTGGGTCTTCTGAAGTCGACGAAGCGTTAATCACAGGTGAATCTATGCCAGTCCCGAAAAAGTGTCAATCAATTGTTGTTGCAGGATCGGTGAATGGCACTGGTACTTTGTTTGTGAAGCTGAGCAAGCTTCCAGGGAACAATACTATTAGTACCATAGCCACGATGGTTGATGAAGCAAAATTAACTAAGCCAAAGATCCAAAATATCGCTGATAAAATTGCAAGTTATTTCGTGCCAACTATCATTGGAATCACTGTCGTCACCTTTTGCGTTTGGATAGCGGTTGGAATCCGTGTGGAAAAGCAATCCCGCTCCGATGCCGTAATTCAGGCCATTATATATGCCATTACGGTACTTATCGTTTCGTGTCCCTGCGTGATTGGACTTGCCGTTCCTATCGTATTTGTTATTGCAAGTGGCGTCGCTGCGAAAAGAGGGGTAATCTTCAAATCAGCAGAGAGTATAGAAGTTGCTCACAACACTTCGCATGTTGTCTTCGATAAAACGGGTACCCTAACTGAAGGAAAACTTACTGTAGTACATGAAACTGTTAGGGGTGATCGTCATAATTCTCAATCTTTGTTGCTTGGATTAACTGAAGGAATAAAACACCCAGTTTCCATGGCAATAGCATCCTAtctcaaagaaaaaggtgtTTCTGCTCAAAATGTTTCTAATACAAAAGCTGTGACTGGTAAGCGGGTAGAAGGAACATCATACTCTGGTTTGAAGTTACAAGGAGGGAACTGTCGTTGGCTTGGTCATAACAATGATCCTGACGTTCGAAAAGCCCTTGAACAAGGATATTCTGTATTCTGTTTTAGTGTTAATGGTTCAGTCACTGCAGTTTATGCATTAGAGGACTCTTTACGGGCAGATGCTGTCTCCACTATTAACTTGTTACGCCAAAGAGGGATTTCACTACACATTTTATCAGGGGATGACGATGGAGCCGTTCGTTCTATGGCAGCCCGTCTTGGAATTGAAAGCTCCAATATTCGTTCTCACGCAACGCCTGCAGAAAAGAGTGAATATATTAAGGATATTGTCGAAGGAAGAAATTGCGATAGTTCTTCGCAGTCAAAAAGACCGgttgttgttttttgcGGTGACGGAACAAACGACGCAATTGGTTTGACTCAAGCAACGATTGGAGTTCATATCAATGAGGGAAGTGAGGTTGCCAAGCTAGCTGCTGATGTAGTTATGTTAAAGCCAAAGCTCAACAATATTTTGACTATGATAACTGTAAGTCAAAAGGCCATGTTTAGGGTCAAATTGAATTTCTTATGGAGTTTTACTTACAACTTATTTGCTATCCTTTTGGCGGCTGGTGCCTTTGTTGACTTTCATATTCCACCAGAGTATGCGGGTTTAGGGGAACTAGTTAGTATCCTCCCTGTAATTTTTGTAGCTATACTTCTGCGTTATGCAAAGATTTAG
- the PHO89 gene encoding Pho89p (Plasma membrane Na+/Pi cotransporter; active in early growth phase; similar to phosphate transporters of Neurospora crassa; transcription regulated by inorganic phosphate concentrations and Pho4p; mutations in related human transporter genes hPit1 and hPit2 are associated with hyperphosphatemia-induced calcification of vascular tissue and familial idiopathic basal ganglia calcification), giving the protein MALHQFDYIFAIAMLFAFLDAFNIGANDVANSFASSISSRSLKYWQAMVLAGLCEFLGAVLAGARVSGTIKNNIIDSSIFTNDPAVLMLTMTSALIGSSCWLTFATAIGMPVSTTHSIVGGTIGAGIAAGGANGVVWGWSGVSQIIASWFIAPILAGAIAAIVFSISRFSVLEVKSLERSIKNALLLVGVLVFATFSILTMLIVWKGSPNLHLDDLSETETAVSIVLTGAIASIVYFIFFYPFYRRKVLDQDWTLKLIDIFRGPSFYFKSTDDIPPMPEGHQLTIDYYEGRRNLGTTVSVEDEENKAASNSNDSVKNKEDIQEVDLVRTETEPETKLSTKQYWWSLLKQGPKKWPLLFWLVISHGWTQDVIHAQVNDRDMLSGDLKGMYERSKFYDNRVEYIYSVLQAITAATMSFAHGANDVANATGPLSAVYVIWKTNTIGAKSEVPVWVLAYGGVALVIGCWTYGYNIIKNLGNKMILQSPSRGFSIELAVAITTVMATQLGIPTSTTQIAVGGIVAVGLCNKDLKSVNWRMVAWCYSGWFLTLPIAGLIAGIINGIILNAPRFGVEYQMT; this is encoded by the coding sequence ATGGCTTTACATCAATTTGACTATATTTTTGCCATTGCCATgttatttgcatttttgGATGCCTTTAACATCGGGGCAAACGACGTGGCGAACTCATTCGCGTCGTCGATCTCTTCTAGATCTCTAAAATACTGGCAAGCCATGGTTTTGGCGGGTCTCTGTGAGTTCTTGGGTGCTGTCTTGGCAGGCGCAAGAGTTTCTGGTACTATCAAGAACAACATTATAGATTCCTCCATTTTTACCAACGACCCCGCTGTTTTAATGCTTACTATGACCAGTGCTTTGATTGGCTCGTCTTGTTGGTTAACATTTGCTACTGCAATCGGAATGCCAGTTTCTACTACACATTCCATTGTTGGTGGTACAATTGGCGCTGGGATTGCAGCCGGTGGAGCTAACGGTGTCGTTTGGGGTTGGAGTGGTGTTTCTCAAATTATTGCGTCATGGTTCATTGCTCCGATTTTGGCAGGCGCGATCGCAGCTatagttttttcaatttctaGGTTTTCTGTCCTTGAAGTTAAGTCTTTGGAAAGATCGATTAAGAATGCTTTACTGCTGGTTGGTGTTTTAGTATTCGCCACTTTCTCTATCTTAACAATGTTGATTGTCTGGAAGGGTTCTCCAAACCTACACTTGGACGATTTATCTGAAACTGAAACTGCCGTATCTATTGTTCTCACAGGTGCAATTGCTTCGATCGTTtacttcatctttttctaCCCATTCtacagaagaaaagttttggACCAAGATTGGACACTAAAGTtgattgatattttcagaGGTCCATCTTTTTACTTTAAGTCCACTGATGATATCCCACCAATGCCAGAAGGCCATCAATTAACAATCGATTATTACGAGGGCAGAAGAAATCTTGGAACAACTGTTTCtgttgaagacgaagaaaataaggCAGCGAGTAATTCTAATGATTCCgtcaaaaacaaagaagacaTCCAGGAAGTGGACCTGGTTAGAACTGAAACTGAACCAGAAACAAAGTTGTCAACGAAACAATATTGGTGGTCATTATTAAAGCAAGGACCTAAAAAATGGCCCTTATTGTTCTGGTTAGTAATCTCTCATGGTTGGACTCAAGACGTCATTCATGCTCAAGTTAATGATAGAGATATGTTATCTGGTGACCTGAAAGGAATGTACGAAAGATCTAAATTTTACGACAATAGAGTAGAATATATCTATTCGGTTCTCCAAGCCATTACTGCAGCCACTATGTCTTTTGCTCATGGAGCTAATGACGTTGCCAACGCTACTGGTCCTTTGTCTGCTGTGTATGTGATCTGGAAAACTAACACTATTGGGGCAAAGTCCGAAGTTCCCGTGTGGGTTCTGGCTTATGGTGGTGTTGCCTTAGTTATTGGTTGCTGGACTTATGGTTAcaatattatcaaaaatctAGGTAATAAGATGATTTTGCAGTCGCCATCAAGAGGCTTTTCAATTGAACTAGCTGTTGCTATTACTACTGTCATGGCTACCCAATTAGGTATTCCTACCTCAACAACCCAGATCGCCGTTGGTGGTATTGTCGCTGTTGGTTTATGTAACAAGGATCTCAAATCAGTTAATTGGAGAATGGTAGCCTGGTGTTATTCTGGTTGGTTTTTAACTTTACCAATTGCTGGTTTGATTGCCGGTATCATAAATGGTATCATTTTGAATGCTCCTCGCTTTGGTGTGGAATACCAAATGACATAA
- the TYC1 gene encoding Tyc1p (Inhibitor of the Anaphase-Promoting Complex/Cyclosome (APC/C); binds to APC/C and inhibits the activity of both APC/C(Cdc20) and APC/C(Cdh1); inhibits the binding of Cdc20 and Cdh1 to APC/C; overexpression results in increased sensitivity to microtubule poison; localizes to peroxisomes; originally identified by gene-trapping, microarray-based expression analysis, and genome-wide homology searching; functional homolog of human MAD2L1BP (p31comet)) translates to MKVLDDWFSRKFSKAVHGNNHGTISLSTLSYIRVHKLVK, encoded by the coding sequence ATGAAAGTGCTAGATGATTGGTTTTCAAGGAAGTTCTCAAAAGCTGTACACGGAAACAATCACGGCACCATTTCCTTGTCAACTCTGTCTTATATCAGAGTCCATAAACTAGTAAAATGA
- the MAL33 gene encoding transcription factor MAL33 (MAL-activator protein; part of complex locus MAL3; nonfunctional in genomic reference strain S288C), with amino-acid sequence MTLVKYACDYCRVRRVKCDGKKPCSRCIEHNFDCTYQQPLKKRGSKPIGTRSLKYIPKAKMFIDNKSCTAAAEILMKVPKKVIDQCLRLYHDNLYVIWPLLSYDDLHKLLDEEYNDHYVYWFLVALSAANLSDLQSELESEGGFSFTGKQLAVLCMSSRQQFDDLSGRDIFRIMTYYCLLRCFSQSSDVRNSYRLCREAIGLVIVAGLHREKAYESLSFREQQLLRKVYYLLLLTERYYSVYVHCVTSLDTTIAPPQPEFVTDPRLSLDSFFEMIRVFTVPGKCFFDALATESTSGSCTEDSLKKIWKELHTASLEIEPWSYGYVDISFSRHWIRALAWKLVFQMNGTKFFSNANNAHILVEIAKDMLDDIFLTPNNLYDVHGPGIPMKSLEVANALVDIVNKYDHNMKLEAWNILCDVSKFVFSLKHCNHKMFQRFSTKCQSALIDLPISRPLRLNDDSKDEDDIIP; translated from the coding sequence ATGACTTTAGTCAAGTATGCATGCGACTATTGTCGTGTCCGTCGAGTAAAGTGTGATGGTAAAAAACCATGTAGTCGCTGTATTGAGCACAATTTCGATTGCACATATCAGCAaccattaaaaaaaagaggctCAAAGCCTATTGGAACTAGAAGCTTAAAGTATATACCAAAGGCCAAAATGTTTATAGATAATAAAAGTTGTACGGCAGCGGCAGAAATATTAATGAAGGTTCCTAAAAAGGTGATTGATCAGTGTTTGAGGCTTTATCACGACAATCTATATGTTATCTGGCCTTTACTCTCTTATGATGACCTTCACAAGCTTTTGGACGAAGAATACAATGACCATTACGTTTATTGGTTTCTCGTAGCTCTTTCAGCAGCCAATCTTAGCGATCTACAAAGCGAATTAGAATCTGAGGGGGGATTTTCGTTTACTGGAAAACAATTAGCCGTTCTCTGTATGTCCTCACGCCAACAATTTGATGACCTTAGCGGCAGAGACATTTTCCGAATTATGACATATTATTGCTTGCTACGTTGTTTTTCACAGTCTTCTGATGTAAGAAATTCATACAGACTTTGTCGTGAAGCTATTGGCCTTGTTATTGTAGCAGGGTTACATCGTGAAAAAGCATACGAATCACTATCATTTCGTGAGCAACAGCTTTTACGCAAGGTGTATTATTTGCTTCTCTTGACGGAAAGATACTATTCCGTATATGTTCATTGTGTTACAAGTTTGGATACCACAATAGCTCCACCTCAGCCAGAGTTCGTAACGGACCCTCGACTTTCTTTGGATAGCTTTTTTGAGATGATTAGAGTATTTACTGTACCAGGTAAATGCTTTTTTGATGCTTTGGCTACGGAGTCTACTAGCGGTTCTTGCACTGAAGActcactgaaaaaaatatggaaaGAGCTTCACACAGCATCCCTTGAAATAGAACCATGGTCTTATGGCTATGTGgacatttcattttctcGACATTGGATTAGGGCGCTGGCTTGGAAGCTAGTGTTTCAGATGAATGGTACCAAGTTTTTCTCAAACGCCAATAATGCTCACATATTGGTCGAAATTGCAAAGGATATGCTGGACGACATATTCTTAACTCCAAACAACCTGTATGATGTACATGGTCCTGGAATACCAATGAAATCATTGGAAGTAGCCAATGCATTGGTAGATATCGTAAATAAGTATGATCACAATATGAAGTTGGAGGCTTGGAATATTTTGTGCGATGTATCCAAGTTCGTTTTCTCCCTGAAACATTGCAATCATAAAATGTTTCAAAGGTTTTCAACTAAATGTCAGAGTGCTCTAATCGATTTGCCTATCTCTAGACCACTGCGCCTAAATGATGATTCCAAAGATGAAGACGACATAATTCCTTAA